A stretch of Lysobacter sp. K5869 DNA encodes these proteins:
- a CDS encoding alpha/beta hydrolase produces MPIDWKHPRPRRAAFALAAALAAMALAGCGGGANAERDGGAVKRRYGAIAFEPCTLASPFATSTIAAQCARYAVPENHADPNGRKIELNLAWLPATDSSAAEDDPVFFLAGGPGQAATSSWPLIDAAFRDVRKRRNILLVDQRGTGKSAPLTCAEAVPEDDAGQDEAAQLDASIDAVRRCAQGLKVDARYFTTTDAIADLDAVRAAVGAAKVDLVGVSYGTRVAQQYAGRYPQHTRAVVLDGVAPNELVLGSEHARNLDAALAQQFKLCQQTPACRARFGADPREQLRRLMARLQADPVEVDYRDPSTGEPRRERVTAGHVAMLTRMFSYQPEAASLLPLVLSEADQGRHAPLLALSKMIGGQLSEELNYGMQLSVTCAEDADLFVADPADKDTVLGNAMTDTLKAQCKVWPTGARPKNFHEPLRSNLPVLLLSGELDPVTPPRYGEQVLKNLPNGRHLVLRGQGHGALRVGCAPKLLGQFLETADAKKLDARCLDSLGYVPPFVSFTGWEP; encoded by the coding sequence ATGCCCATCGATTGGAAGCACCCCCGGCCGCGGCGCGCGGCCTTCGCGCTAGCCGCCGCGCTCGCGGCCATGGCCCTCGCCGGCTGCGGCGGCGGCGCCAACGCCGAGCGCGACGGCGGCGCGGTCAAGCGCCGCTACGGCGCGATCGCGTTCGAGCCGTGCACCCTGGCCTCGCCGTTCGCCACCAGCACCATCGCGGCCCAGTGCGCGCGCTACGCGGTGCCGGAAAACCACGCCGATCCGAACGGCCGCAAGATCGAACTCAACCTCGCCTGGCTGCCGGCCACCGACAGCAGCGCGGCCGAAGACGACCCGGTGTTCTTCCTCGCCGGCGGCCCCGGGCAAGCGGCGACCTCGTCGTGGCCGTTGATCGACGCGGCCTTCCGCGACGTGCGCAAGCGCCGCAACATCCTGCTGGTGGACCAGCGCGGCACCGGCAAATCCGCGCCGCTGACTTGCGCGGAGGCCGTGCCCGAGGACGACGCCGGCCAGGACGAAGCGGCCCAACTCGACGCCTCGATCGACGCCGTGCGCCGCTGCGCGCAAGGCCTGAAAGTCGACGCGCGCTACTTCACCACCACCGACGCCATCGCCGACCTCGACGCGGTGCGCGCGGCAGTCGGCGCGGCCAAGGTCGATCTGGTCGGCGTGTCCTACGGCACCCGCGTCGCCCAGCAATACGCCGGACGTTATCCACAGCACACCCGCGCCGTGGTGCTCGACGGCGTCGCGCCGAACGAATTGGTGCTGGGCAGCGAACACGCGCGCAATCTCGACGCCGCGCTGGCCCAGCAATTCAAGCTGTGCCAGCAGACGCCGGCCTGCCGCGCGCGCTTCGGCGCCGACCCGCGCGAGCAGCTGCGCCGGCTGATGGCGCGGCTGCAGGCCGACCCGGTCGAAGTCGATTACCGCGATCCGTCCACCGGCGAGCCGCGCCGCGAGCGCGTCACCGCCGGCCACGTGGCGATGCTCACGCGCATGTTCTCCTACCAGCCCGAGGCCGCCTCGCTGCTGCCGCTGGTGCTGTCGGAGGCCGACCAGGGCCGCCACGCGCCGCTGCTGGCGCTGTCCAAGATGATCGGCGGCCAGCTCAGCGAAGAGCTCAACTACGGCATGCAGCTGTCGGTGACCTGCGCCGAGGACGCCGACTTGTTCGTCGCCGATCCGGCCGACAAGGACACCGTGCTCGGCAACGCCATGACCGACACGCTCAAGGCCCAGTGCAAGGTCTGGCCGACCGGCGCGCGGCCGAAGAATTTCCACGAACCGCTGCGCTCGAACCTGCCGGTGCTGCTGCTGTCGGGCGAACTCGATCCGGTGACGCCGCCGCGCTACGGCGAACAAGTGCTCAAGAACCTGCCCAACGGCCGCCACCTGGTGCTGCGCGGCCAAGGCCACGGCGCGCTGCGCGTGGGCTGCGCGCCCAAGCTGCTCGGCCAGTTCCTGGAAACCGCCGACGCCAAGAAGCTCGACGCGCGCTGCCTGGATTCGCTGGGCTACGTGCCGCCGTTCGTCTCTTTCACGGGGTGGGAGCCGTGA
- a CDS encoding ABC transporter ATP-binding protein produces the protein MRDLRKTYDNKVQALKGVSLDVAEGDFFALLGPNGAGKSTLIGIVSSLVNLSDGAVEIFGTDLQRRRDQAMRLIGLVPQEINFNMFEKPLDILVNYAGFYGVPRAEALARAEEELKRAQLWDKADKMSRTLSGGMKRRLMIARAMMTRPRLLILDEPTAGVDIEIRRGMWKTLREINAAGTTIILTTHYLEEAESLCRNLAIIDQGRIVQQGPMKALLAMLDVEGFLLDIDGVLPAALPQIEGATLAATDDHTLDLEMPRAMDLNRVFAALGEAGIRVRSMRTKSNRLEELFVRMIAQPSAAAGSAA, from the coding sequence GTGCGCGACCTGCGCAAAACCTACGACAACAAGGTCCAGGCGCTCAAAGGCGTGTCCCTGGACGTGGCCGAAGGCGATTTCTTCGCCCTGCTCGGCCCCAACGGCGCCGGCAAGTCCACCTTGATCGGCATCGTCAGCTCGCTGGTCAACCTCAGCGACGGCGCGGTGGAGATCTTCGGCACCGACCTGCAGCGCCGCCGCGATCAGGCGATGCGCCTGATCGGCTTGGTGCCGCAGGAAATCAACTTCAACATGTTCGAGAAGCCGCTCGACATCCTGGTCAACTACGCCGGCTTCTACGGCGTGCCGCGCGCCGAAGCGCTGGCGCGCGCCGAGGAAGAGCTCAAGCGCGCGCAGCTGTGGGACAAGGCCGACAAGATGAGCCGCACGCTGTCGGGCGGCATGAAGCGCCGGCTGATGATCGCCCGCGCGATGATGACCCGCCCGCGCTTGCTGATCCTCGACGAACCCACCGCCGGCGTCGACATCGAAATCCGCCGCGGCATGTGGAAGACCCTGCGCGAGATCAACGCCGCGGGCACCACCATCATCCTCACCACGCATTACCTGGAAGAAGCCGAGAGCCTGTGCCGCAACCTGGCGATCATCGACCAGGGCCGGATCGTGCAGCAGGGGCCGATGAAGGCGCTGCTGGCGATGCTCGACGTGGAAGGCTTCCTGCTCGACATCGACGGCGTGCTGCCGGCCGCGCTGCCGCAGATCGAAGGCGCGACCCTCGCGGCCACCGACGACCACACTTTGGATCTGGAAATGCCGCGCGCGATGGATCTCAACCGCGTGTTCGCCGCGCTCGGCGAGGCCGGCATCCGCGTGCGCTCGATGCGCACCAAGTCCAACCGCCTGGAAGAGCTGTTCGTGCGCATGATCGCCCAGCCTTCCGCCGCCGCCGGGAGCGCCGCATGA
- a CDS encoding ferredoxin--NADP reductase: MKQFPLKLVSRRMLAPTVGHYVFQRDDGEPLDYIPGQFIQVHFQYADGTATKRSYSLATIHDHALGPGETVEIAVSYVPGGAATALFEGLNDGDAVQASGPFGRFCLMPADANRRYLLIATGTGVTPYRAMLPQLEQQIRERGIEVVLLFGARTPEELLYGDEFRAFAERVPGFRFVPCFSRELPADPHPDVRHGYVQQFLAEFAPEGSGDIAYLCGNPNMVDACFEALKGYGLAVPQIRREKYVSSK; this comes from the coding sequence ATGAAGCAATTCCCGCTCAAGCTCGTCTCGCGCCGCATGCTGGCGCCGACCGTGGGCCACTACGTGTTCCAGCGCGACGACGGCGAGCCCCTGGACTACATCCCCGGACAGTTCATCCAGGTCCACTTCCAATACGCCGACGGCACCGCGACCAAGCGCAGCTATTCGCTGGCGACCATCCACGACCACGCGCTGGGTCCGGGCGAAACGGTCGAGATCGCGGTCAGCTACGTGCCCGGCGGCGCCGCCACCGCGTTGTTCGAGGGTTTGAACGACGGCGACGCGGTGCAGGCCAGCGGCCCGTTCGGCCGCTTCTGCCTGATGCCGGCCGACGCCAACCGCCGTTACCTGCTGATCGCCACCGGCACCGGCGTGACCCCGTACCGGGCGATGCTGCCGCAGCTCGAACAGCAGATCCGCGAGCGCGGGATCGAAGTGGTGCTGCTGTTCGGCGCGCGCACGCCGGAAGAACTGTTGTACGGCGACGAGTTCCGCGCCTTCGCCGAACGCGTGCCGGGCTTCCGCTTCGTGCCGTGCTTCTCGCGCGAGCTGCCGGCGGACCCGCATCCGGACGTGCGCCACGGCTATGTGCAGCAGTTCCTGGCCGAGTTCGCGCCGGAGGGCTCGGGCGACATCGCCTATCTGTGCGGCAATCCGAACATGGTCGATGCTTGCTTCGAGGCCTTGAAGGGCTATGGGCTGGCGGTGCCGCAGATCCGGCGGGAGAAGTACGTTTCGTCGAAGTGA